The nucleotide sequence ttcctgcttcttcctctccttcgtAGGGCCCTGAGGGGGTCCACTGTTGCCTGGGTGCTGCGGCAGATTCCACATAAGCTTCCCCACAACACAGCCAGCAACCAGAAAAACTATGCACATCAATTGTTTTCCTTAATAAATCATCCACACGCATTTTGTTGATGGTTTGGTCCTTGCTAGTGAAATGAGTTCTTAAGTCTATTGGTCTTGCATTTTGGCAGATTGTATCTGTGGCCAGACGGAAGCAATTTGAACTCCTTGAAGAGGGGGTGGCTAGGATCAGCTAGGATTAACTGGGTCTTCTTCAAAGTCCTAACCTTGTACAAATGAGGAAGGTCATTCAAGGTCATGCCTGCGATTTTGCTGCACACTTTGACAATACCCTCAAGTCTGTTGAGAGTAAGCTGACAAAGGAGAATGTGAGGACtgattcaataaaacaacatcaACTTTCAATCAACATTAACTTTAACGCTTATGATAAAAGTACATGTGTTGATGGACATTTCTACACACAGCATCCACATGAAGCTCAAAGCTCAGCTTGTCATCAATTACAGTGCCAAGATATTTGGTATGGGATTGCCCAAAGGTACATGTCTTCTGGCAGCAAACTGTACAGACCATCTCCACCTTGATAAACAGAAATATCTTGATGGATATTCAGCTCCTTAATGGCTCCTCAGAAGCAGAGTTTATCAAGGAATCCTGACTGAAACTTAGATTGAGGATATCCACCTGCGTCAACAGAGAACAAAGGAAGTCAAAGGCATGATGGGTATGTGTATGGCACCTTGGCATGGCATCCTTGTTGTGAGGTCTGCTTCAGGTAAGTCAACAAACAATAAGTAAAGAAATCAATAGATCCTGGAACGCCTTGCTATGTGCATTTTGACTTTCTTTCACTGCAACCTCATATTTAGCTGACCACAGGAGCTTTAGCTGTCTTTGCACTGACATATAGAACAGCTGTAGCTCGTTGTGTTAAGACAGAAGGTACCTAGAAACCGAAATGAACTGATAAACATCAGTTAAACTGGTTTGACAGCTCACAGTGTTAGTGTTGAGGTTTGATTAGGTGCTGCCCTGCAACTTTTCTGTATATTACTCCTTGTCATTTCCTTTCCATGGGGAAATGTCCTGCCCACCTGTTGCTGTGGTTCTGCAGCACTGCCGCATATAAGCTGTGGAGTTTCTGCCTCGAAACACCGGAAAGCTACCACCTCCATCCAAcatgcagctgctgctttctctctgtctgaccTGGGCTCTGCTCCCTACAGGTAACCCAATGCTTCTGGGCATCAAATTTGTCTGATACTTACACACACTCTTTTGCATCAGACAGAAACATactacagaatgtttttttccccctttttattCAATATATTGAAGGTTTTTGAAatatcagatttcttttttaaagcGGGAGACTTGCAGAGTTTTTTCTATCCTTCAGCTTATTTATCTGCATCCTGTATTGGCAAGTGAAGTTCACTGTTCTCTACATTTGAAATGTATACTAACCACAAAAGTTGTGTTAAACTCAGTAGAAAGTAATGTTTCTAAATGTGCAGAGTGATCAAGTCCCCACAGGgctaaaacaatgaattgattaattgactgaaaATGGTTCAAGGATtttgattattaattaattgtaaattgacaaaacaagcaaacagaagCTGTTACCAACATGAGGTGGGCAtgcacagtttttaaaatgttaatcacTAGCAGCCCTACTGATTGTTTGATCACATAAATGTAAGAGATCTGAAGaattatgaataaattataaattacaGATGGAAAATTGATGATTTTGCTGGTTTTTTTCACATGTGGGCCGCTGCGGTCATGCTACCGAGCAGGTGAAAATAGCATGGTATTGCAACAGGAGGGGCAATTTAAGTCCCTAGGGTTATGTAGATACTATAAATTCAATAGTATAATGATATATTACATAGAGTAAATGTTATGGTgcaacaaaacagtaaagcagtCTGCAGTGGACAATGTACAGTAGATACAGACAGTAGGGAAGAAAGACAACACAGTCTATATATGTACATGTTATATACATACTACCTTGGTGAAAACCTAAACAAATTTAAATAGTGCATactgtgtataaatatgtatttgatGAGAGTGACTTAACATAGTCACTCTTtgtgacaaagagaaaaagaataaGGTTTTGTAAATCTGATCTAACAAACAAACTTGTCGAAGAAAATTGTTCCAAATGTCATCTTGCtgctctgacctctgacctccctatTGTGCACTGTGTTTTCTAGCTTTGCCATCCCTGATTCTGTCTgtatagatagattgatagatagatattactttattgatccccgaGCGGAAATTCAAATATAAGATATATgagaaataatataatataagatataagagaataacataaataaaagtaatgaaCTGGATGCCATAAAATTAATTTGTTCACTTTTCAGCTGAGCTGCTGCGCTGTCATGAGTGTGCCAATGAAGGATGTGCCAACATAACCTCAACTGAGTGTCCTGCCACGAGTCCAATCTGCAGAACTATCACTTCATGTTGGTGCCAGCTATTCATAGCAGTTCTAATGTTTTTACATCATCCATACTGTTGTATTCAGTCACATTGTCTGTAATTGTGAAATATTACATCAATTAAATTATGGATCTTCTTTCCTGCCAGTGACGACCAGTGGTTCAAACCTCGTACTGACAGTGAATAAAAACTGTTCAACACTGCTGAACTGCATCACTCCTCTCACCATTGAGACCGAATGGTCTGTGAACCGAGGTTTCTCACGGAGCTCTCACACTCAGATCTGCTGTGCTACTGACAACTGCAACTTCCAGACACTGGCTGGTAAGTACTGCTGCTTTGATCAAGGGGCACTAAACAGTCTTGCATCTCCCAGCCCAGAGCTACTGTAGCTACAGTGTGTCTCATATTAACCCAGGACTTGGGTTACCACGAAGCGAGATTAGCGGGTTAGCCAGCTATCTTTGAGCTTAACTCAAATTTTCTGGTATCACAAAGGTGACTCACTTTTAACCCGGGTCAATCACAATGCACAGCATCATAGGTTACCTGCTCTGGAGCAGGTAAACTTCAGAGGATCAGATCAAAACCAGCagtaaaagaagtaaaaaagtaaaaaagaagaatatacattacattacagaatcattttattattccaGGCTTccatttccactctggttttaaaacagagcttctaacaaacagaggGATAGTTTATGACACTAAAtacaaaatgatgattttaagCTGCTGCTGATATTTAATTCTGCAAAGTTTCTTTCATTCCCAGAGTGATTGCTGACAGTGTAGaaaaactggaaataaaaactaaacccTCTGCTGTCTTTTATTGGAAAATTAATCCACACA is from Thunnus maccoyii chromosome 18, fThuMac1.1, whole genome shotgun sequence and encodes:
- the LOC121884704 gene encoding ly6/PLAUR domain-containing protein 8-like, coding for MQLLLSLCLTWALLPTAELLRCHECANEGCANITSTECPATSPICRTITSLTTSGSNLVLTVNKNCSTLLNCITPLTIETEWSVNRGFSRSSHTQICCATDNCNFQTLAVPNILTNGKVCPSCASSADSMAGTCNSTLSCMGAEDSCFNGTSTSNSSQVIERGCLSRNLCTNVLIRQALFGANSQVVCRAPWSIRLSAVLLTFALTACKVLV